AACGTGCTGCCGTTGCCGATGCCGGTGAGCACGAACAGCGCCAGGAACGAGGCCAGGAAACCGAAGAAGTTGCCTGCGCCGTGCGCGCCGGGCAGGAAGTGCAGTACCGCGAACACCGCCGCAGCCATCAGCGCGAACACCCAGAAGGTGATCCGCGCCCCGCCCAGGCGGTCGGCCAGCATGCCGCCCAGCGGACGCGTCAGTGCGCCGACCAGCGGGCCGAGGAACGCATAGGCCAGCGCGTTGACCTCGGGGAACTGGGTCTTCATCAGCATCGGGAACCCGGCCGAGAAGCCGATGAACGAACCGAAGGTGCCGACGTACAGCCAGCACATCAGCCAGTTGTGCTTGCGCCGGAAGATCAGCGCCTGCTGAGCGAAGGACGAGCGCACGCTGGCGATGTCGTTCATGCCGAACCACGCCGCGACGACGCAGGCCAGCAACAGCGGCACCCACAGGAAGCCGGCGTTCTGCAGGAACAGTGCCGTGCCGTCCTTGACCTGTTGCGGCGCGCCAGACAACGCGCCGAAGATGCCGAAGGCAATCACCTGCGGCACCACGAACTGCGTCACCGACACGCCCAGGTTGCCCAGCCCGGCGTTCATGCCCAGCGCGAAGCCCTGTCGCGCCTTCGGATAGAAGAACGAGATGTTGGACATCGAGGACGAGAAGTTCGCGCCACCCAGGCCGCAGCAGATGGCGATGGCCACGAACACCCAGTACGGCGTGTTCGGATTCTGCACCGCGAAGCCCAGCCACAGCGCTGGGATCAGCAACAGGGCGGTGGACAGCGCTGTCCAGCGGCGCCCGCCGAACAACGGAATCACGAACGAATAGAAGATCCGCAGCGTCGCCCCCGACAGGCTCGGCAGCGCCACCAGCAGGAACAGCTGGTTGGTGTCGAAGGCGAAGCCCGCGCGCGGCAGGTTCACGCTCACCACCGAGAACAGCATCCAGATCGAGAACGCCAGCAGCAGCGAAGGGACGGAGATCGCCAGGTTGCGCGTGGCGATGCGCCGGCCGGTGCTTGCCCAATAGGCCGGGTCCTCGGGACGCCAGTCCTGGATGATGCGGCCGCGGCCGCCGCCGGGATTGTGAGTTGCGACATCTGCTTGAACAGTCATGGCCGTCACCTGATGAATTGGACTTGCGGCAGATGCGGAGATACAGCTCCCATCGCCCCACGGCCATTGAGCCATCACCGCGGCACCAGGCCGTTGATCGAAATCAATCCCGCCGCCTCCAATCGGATATCCATGACAAATGTCAAACGGCGCCGTCGCCGGAAAAGCCGATCTGGATGCCGGTCACGGCCTGCGCTTCGGCATTGCGTCCGCGTGCGGTGCCGGTCCGCGTCCGCGCGCTGTCGCGCACATCCACTTCGAACACCATCCGCAGCGCGCTTTGGCCGTTTTGCTGCGCCGCCGCCTGGAACTGGAGCCCGTCGCGGCACGGCAATCGCCCGCAGTAGGCCTCCACCGCCGCGCGTGGCAGCGCCACCCGCCAGTGGGTCGGCGTGCCACCCATCGCCGCCGTTTCCAGTTCGGCCAATACCAGCGTCTGGCACAACGAAGGCCCGCCGGGGATGCACAACCGGTTCGCCACTTCTCCGCCCCCCAGCAGCACGGCCAGCTCCGCCTCGTCCACCCGGAACCGCAAGGTCTGTGCCTGGTGTTGCAGCTTCATGGATCGCTTCTCCACGTCAGTGATAGCGCAGCCGGGCGCATCGGCTCAGCGGTTGCGAAGGGATGGCCCCACAATCGACGCTCACTGCATCGCGCGCCGCAGCACATGGCGCCGTCAGACATCGGTCAACGCCATGCCGTCCGCGGCGACATCCCGGTCGTGGCGATGCGCATGCACGGACTCGCGCTCGGTGTCCGCCGTTGAGGCGGGAACCAGCGCCGATTCGCACAAGGTGCAGCCTTCGCTCCACTCGCTGCTGCCGTCCTGGTAGTGTTCCCGCTTCCAGATCGGGCTGGTGTGCTTGACCGCCTCGATCACCCGCCGGCACGCGCGGAACGCTTCGTCGCGATGCGGCGAGCCGGCCGCCACCACCACCGCCAGTTCGCCGATGGCCAGCCGCCCCCTGGCGTGCGCCACGTACAGTTTCAGCTTTGGCCCGATGTCGGCCAGCGCCTGCTGCATGATGCGCTCGAAGCCATTGAGCGCCAGCGCATCGAACATGTCGTAGCTGATGCCGGTCACGACGCGGCCATGATTGAAGTCGCGCACGCGGCCGATGAAGACGGCCAGCCCGCCGAAGCCGGGGTCGGATACGAAATCGATCGCTGCGGCCGGATCCAGCGCCGCCAGCGCGCGATCGACGACCTGCGCATGAAGGATGCCTGCATGTGCGTTCATCCCGCTCAACCTCCGCTCACCGGCGGCAGCACCGCCACTTCGCCATCGGCTGGCAGCGGATCGCGCTCGTGCAGGATCTGCCGGCTGTCGGCGAACGCCGAACAGCGCAGCAGCGCCGGGCGGAAGCCCGGAACCGTGGCCTCCAGGCGCTCTTGCAGCACCGCGCGCAGATCGGCCATGCATTGCCCGGCCGCAAGTTCGAATTCCAGCGGCTGGCCGGCGGCGTAATCGGAAAGCGCGCCGAACAGGCGCACCGAAATCTTCATGACTGTTTCTCCCAGGATAGTTGCACGGGCTGCCAATGGCCCAGGCCATACACTTGCACCGGTTCGTCCGCGGCCACGTCGGCCACGCCTTCCGGCACCACCAGCCACGCATTGGCCGCCAGCAGCGGCCGCAGCCGGAACGAGTGCTGCTGCGGCAGGATCGCAGCGCGCAATTGCCCGCTGCGATCGCACGCCACCACGCCGCTGCCATGGAAGCGCAGCGCTGCCGGCTTGGCGATCGGCATGCCCGCCGGCAACCACAGCGGCTTTTCCGCAGCCAGGCCAAGCATCGCGCGCAGCGCCGGTTCGACGAAGAAGCGCAGGCCTACCGCGCTGGACACTGGATTGCCGGGAAGGCCGAAGTACAGCGGCCCCTCCGCCAGGGTGGCGAACAGCAGTGGCTTCCCTGGGCGGATCGCCACCTTGTGGAACCCGATCCGCGCGCCGCGCTGGCGCAGCGCCTCGGGCACGAAGTCGTAGCGTCCCTGCGACACCGCGCCGCTGCTGAGTACCGCATCGGCGCCCGCTGCCAGCGCAGCGTCGAGGGCGGCATGGAACTGCGCAGGTTCGTCGCCGACGATGCCCTGCCAGACCACCTCGGCACCCGCCGCGCGCAGTTGCGCGGCCAGGAATGGACGGTTGCTGTCGCGGATCTGGCCCGAGGCCAACGGCTGTGCCGGATCGCCCACCAGTTCGCGCCCGGTGGCGATCACCGCCACCCGTGGACGCCGCCGCACCAGCACCTGCGCCACGCCCAGCGCTGCCAGCATGGTGGTCTGCGGCGCACCCAGGCGCTCGCCGGCGGGCAGCACCGGTTCGCCCACGCAGACGTCCTCGCCACTGCGGCGCACGTGCTGGCCCGGCTGCACCGCGGCCAGCAGGCGGATCGCCAGCGGCCGGCCCTCGGCCCGTGCAAGCACCTCCACCTGCTCCACCGGAATCACCGCATCCAGCCCGGCAGGCACGGGCGCGCCGGTCATCATTTCCCAGGCGCCATCGCCGGCGCGGCATTGCGTATCGCCGGCCGCCTGCCAGCCGCGCACGGCGAGTTCCACACCGGCAGCCAGTCCCGCGCTACTGGCATGCACGCCGAACCCGTCCATCGCCGAGTTGTCGAACGGCGGCAGCGCAGCGGCGCTGACCAGCGGCTCGGCCAGCACCCGGTCTTCGGCCGCAATCGCCGGCACGGCCTCCATCCCCAGCAACGGAACCGCCTCGCGCACCATCGACAGCGCCTGCGCATAGCCGATCATGGATGCCGCCCTCCATCGAGCATGCGCAGCGCGTGGCCGAGCACCGGCGCAAGGATGTCCATGCATTGCGCCGCCGCGCGCGGGCTTCCGGGCAACGCGAACGCCAGCATCCGGCCTACCTGCACGACCTCGGCACGGCTGAGCCAGGCCAGCGGCGTATGTTGCGCGCCGAGCGTGCGCAGCATCTGCGCCAGCGCCTCGACACGGCGGTCGGCGACGCATGCGAAGGCCTCCGGGGTCAGATCGCGCGGACCCAGCCCGGTACCGCCGGTGCAAAGGCACAGCCGCACGCCCGCGTCCGCCAATGCGCGCAGGCGCGTGGCCAGCGGCTCGATGCCGTCGGGCAGCACCTCGCTCGCGGACACCTGCGCGCCCAAATGCCGCAGCCCATCCACCAGTACCGGGCCGGACGCATCCGCATAGAGGCCGCCGGCGGCACGGTCGCTGAGCGTGAGCACTGCGCACGGCACGCCGTCCAGCGCCAGCGGCGCGCGCGGCCGGAAGCGCGCCTGCTCGGACTCGCTCATGCCATCCGGATGCCGCCACAGTCCGCGCTTGCCGCCCTCCTTGAACAACAGGCGGACGCCGCCAAAGGTCAGCGCCGGTTCGACCGGCTTGCTCAGGTCGTACAGCGTCAGCAACGCCGCGCTGACGCCGGCCAGCGCCTCCATTTCCACGCCGGTACGCGCCTGGCTGGCGCACTCGCAGTACACGCGGATCGCATACCGCTCCGGAACCGGCACGCACAACGTGCGTACCAGCTCCAGCGGCAACGGATGGCACAGCGGCATCAGCGTCGAAGCCGACTTGGCGCCCTGCAGGCCGGCGACTTCCGCCAACGCCAGTGCGTCGCCCTTGGGCAGGCGCCGTGCGACGATCATCGGGTACGCCAGTGGCCCGGCCATCAGCTCGCCGACCGCCACCGCACGGCGCGCGGTCGGACGCTTGTCGCGGATGTCGGCCATGTGGAAGGCCGCTGCGGAATCGCCGTTCATGGTTTCAACCTCCGATCGATGCCAGGTGCGGGGTCAGGCCCGTATGTCCCTGGTGCAGGCCGTGTCCGGCCGCCTTGAGCCCCAACTGCGTGGCGATACGCATCACCAGCGCATCGTGGTCCGCATCGGACTGCAGCAACGGCCGCAGCGCGATGCCGAAGTCGCCGAACAGGCACAGCCGCAGATCGCCGCGCGCAGTGACCCGCAAGCGGTTGCAACCGGTGCAGAAATCCCTCGAGTACGGTGCGATCACGCCGATGGTGCCGCGGAACTGGGGATGCGCGTACTCCCGCGCCGGCCCGGCGTCGGCGGCGCGCACGCGCAGGCGCCACCCCGCCGCCTGCAAGCGCAGCTCGAGCTCCTCCGCACGCAGATGGTGACGCTCGAAATACGCCAGATTGTCGCCGGTGCGCATCAGTTCGATGAAGCGCACGCTCAGCGCGCGCTCGCGCAGATAATCCAGCCAACACGGCAGCTCATCGTCGTTGCAGCCGCGCAGCAGCACCGCGTTGACCTTGACCGACTCCAATCCCAGCGTCAGCGCCTGTTCGATGCCTTCGTAGACCTCGGCAAAGCGATCGTGGCCGGTGATGGCGTGGAAGCGTCCAGCATCCAGGCTGTCCATGCTGACGTTGAGCGCGGTCAGCCCGGCCTCGCGCCATGTGCGCACGTGCCGCGGCAGCAGGCAACCATTCGTGGTCAAGGCGATCTTGCGGACACCGCGCACCGCCGACACCGCAGCGATCACCGCCGGCAGGTCCTTGCGCAGGCTGGGTTCGCCGCCGGTCAGGCGGATCTTGTGCATTCCCAGCGCGGCAAAACCGCCTACCAGCCGCCGGATTTCCGCGATCCCGAGAAAGCGGGATGCGCCGTCGGCGCGGTAGCCGTCCGGCAGGCAGTAGCTGCAGCGGTAGTTGCAGGCTTCGGTCAGCGACAGGCGCAGATAGGGAAAGCTGCGCCCGTAGCCGTCGGTGAGGCTGCCCATCATCTGTGCTCGCTCGTCTGATTCACTGGCTGGCCGCGCGGCGACGAGATCCCTCCGCCTTCCGCCCCTGTTCCCACTGCGCATAGCTTTGGGCATGCGACCGGCGTGCACCATGATCTTGATCAAGAAACCCTGTGGTTGCCGCGTGCATGCTGTAGGCGACCGCCATCACCCACGAGCACACCATGCTGACCAGTTTTTCCGACCTGTTGCGGGCCGCCGGCGCTCAGCAGGAGCCGCAACGCCTGTTGTTGGTCTTCGTTCGCACCGACCTGCCTGCCTCGGCGACCGAGGTGCAGCGGCAGCAACACCGATCGGGGCAGGGCGGCACTCTTGCACCCGTGCTGTGCGTGGACAAACTGCCTGCGGAGATCGCGTCGTTCCAGGCATTGCTCGCCGAATCGGAACGGACCGGCATCGCGTGGGATCTGCTGTTCGTCGGCGGCCTGGCTGGACGCGCAGGCGTGACGCCCTCGGCCGACGAGGCCATGCAGCCGCTGCGCTTCATGGTCAATGCGATCAACGAAGGCCGCATCGACCGTTTCGCCGCATTCGACCGCCAGGGCGTGCCGGTCCGCTTCGGCTGACGCCGCGCCATGCGGCGGCCGCCCTGCCGGCCGCGTGCGAAGACTAATACAGCTCGCGGTGCAGCCGCCCTTGCCCTGACAGCGCATGCCAGGGAGCCTGCTGCGATGCGTCCGCATCTATCAGCCCACCTACGGCCTGCTCCACCACGCCCTCAAGGTGTCGCTTGTTTCCGCACAGATAGATGTGCGCGTCGCGCCGCAGCAGCCCGGCGAGATAGTCGCCGTGTTCGGCCATGGCGTCCTGCACGTAGTACTTCGCGTCGGTGTCGCGCGAGAAGGCGGTGATCAGACGGTCCAGCACCTTGCCGTCGCGCAGCGCCTCGAGTTCGTCGCGATAGAGGAAATCCTGCTCGCGGCGCTTCTCGCCGAAGATCAGGCAGATCTCGCGGCGCCCGTCGCTGGCGGCG
This sequence is a window from Xanthomonas sp. CFBP 8443. Protein-coding genes within it:
- a CDS encoding NarK family nitrate/nitrite MFS transporter gives rise to the protein MTVQADVATHNPGGGRGRIIQDWRPEDPAYWASTGRRIATRNLAISVPSLLLAFSIWMLFSVVSVNLPRAGFAFDTNQLFLLVALPSLSGATLRIFYSFVIPLFGGRRWTALSTALLLIPALWLGFAVQNPNTPYWVFVAIAICCGLGGANFSSSMSNISFFYPKARQGFALGMNAGLGNLGVSVTQFVVPQVIAFGIFGALSGAPQQVKDGTALFLQNAGFLWVPLLLACVVAAWFGMNDIASVRSSFAQQALIFRRKHNWLMCWLYVGTFGSFIGFSAGFPMLMKTQFPEVNALAYAFLGPLVGALTRPLGGMLADRLGGARITFWVFALMAAAVFAVLHFLPGAHGAGNFFGFLASFLALFVLTGIGNGSTFRMIPVIFRTLHERWSSRADAQGKAAATRQAGIESAAVVGFSGAIGAYGGFFIPKSYGSSIALTGGPEAALYVFVAFYCTCLAVTWWWYYRRGAEVPC
- a CDS encoding molybdenum cofactor biosynthesis protein MoaE, producing MNAHAGILHAQVVDRALAALDPAAAIDFVSDPGFGGLAVFIGRVRDFNHGRVVTGISYDMFDALALNGFERIMQQALADIGPKLKLYVAHARGRLAIGELAVVVAAGSPHRDEAFRACRRVIEAVKHTSPIWKREHYQDGSSEWSEGCTLCESALVPASTADTERESVHAHRHDRDVAADGMALTDV
- a CDS encoding MoaD/ThiS family protein; its protein translation is MKISVRLFGALSDYAAGQPLEFELAAGQCMADLRAVLQERLEATVPGFRPALLRCSAFADSRQILHERDPLPADGEVAVLPPVSGG
- the glp gene encoding gephyrin-like molybdotransferase Glp gives rise to the protein MIGYAQALSMVREAVPLLGMEAVPAIAAEDRVLAEPLVSAAALPPFDNSAMDGFGVHASSAGLAAGVELAVRGWQAAGDTQCRAGDGAWEMMTGAPVPAGLDAVIPVEQVEVLARAEGRPLAIRLLAAVQPGQHVRRSGEDVCVGEPVLPAGERLGAPQTTMLAALGVAQVLVRRRPRVAVIATGRELVGDPAQPLASGQIRDSNRPFLAAQLRAAGAEVVWQGIVGDEPAQFHAALDAALAAGADAVLSSGAVSQGRYDFVPEALRQRGARIGFHKVAIRPGKPLLFATLAEGPLYFGLPGNPVSSAVGLRFFVEPALRAMLGLAAEKPLWLPAGMPIAKPAALRFHGSGVVACDRSGQLRAAILPQQHSFRLRPLLAANAWLVVPEGVADVAADEPVQVYGLGHWQPVQLSWEKQS
- the moaCB gene encoding bifunctional molybdenum cofactor biosynthesis protein MoaC/MoaB, whose amino-acid sequence is MNGDSAAAFHMADIRDKRPTARRAVAVGELMAGPLAYPMIVARRLPKGDALALAEVAGLQGAKSASTLMPLCHPLPLELVRTLCVPVPERYAIRVYCECASQARTGVEMEALAGVSAALLTLYDLSKPVEPALTFGGVRLLFKEGGKRGLWRHPDGMSESEQARFRPRAPLALDGVPCAVLTLSDRAAGGLYADASGPVLVDGLRHLGAQVSASEVLPDGIEPLATRLRALADAGVRLCLCTGGTGLGPRDLTPEAFACVADRRVEALAQMLRTLGAQHTPLAWLSRAEVVQVGRMLAFALPGSPRAAAQCMDILAPVLGHALRMLDGGRHP
- the moaA gene encoding GTP 3',8-cyclase MoaA, which translates into the protein MGSLTDGYGRSFPYLRLSLTEACNYRCSYCLPDGYRADGASRFLGIAEIRRLVGGFAALGMHKIRLTGGEPSLRKDLPAVIAAVSAVRGVRKIALTTNGCLLPRHVRTWREAGLTALNVSMDSLDAGRFHAITGHDRFAEVYEGIEQALTLGLESVKVNAVLLRGCNDDELPCWLDYLRERALSVRFIELMRTGDNLAYFERHHLRAEELELRLQAAGWRLRVRAADAGPAREYAHPQFRGTIGVIAPYSRDFCTGCNRLRVTARGDLRLCLFGDFGIALRPLLQSDADHDALVMRIATQLGLKAAGHGLHQGHTGLTPHLASIGG
- a CDS encoding ribonucleotide reductase subunit alpha, with translation MLTSFSDLLRAAGAQQEPQRLLLVFVRTDLPASATEVQRQQHRSGQGGTLAPVLCVDKLPAEIASFQALLAESERTGIAWDLLFVGGLAGRAGVTPSADEAMQPLRFMVNAINEGRIDRFAAFDRQGVPVRFG